Proteins found in one Candidatus Gastranaerophilales bacterium genomic segment:
- the gmk gene encoding guanylate kinase, translating into MDKKGKLFIIAGPSGVGKGTIVKEILSANPDIELSVSATTRAPREGEIEGVSYYFLTKEDFRKKIENNELIEWAEFAGNYYGTLKSTVDKALNEGQNLILEIEVQGALQVKQVFPDVKMIFILPPDIEELKSRLINRNTETQEALDLRLAQVDRELKISKIFDVRLINDDLNKAVEDVTNFIKNN; encoded by the coding sequence ATGGATAAAAAAGGTAAACTATTTATAATAGCCGGTCCATCCGGTGTGGGCAAAGGTACGATAGTAAAAGAAATTCTGTCCGCTAATCCTGATATAGAGCTTTCTGTTTCAGCTACAACAAGAGCGCCAAGAGAAGGTGAAATAGAAGGGGTTTCTTATTATTTTTTAACCAAAGAAGATTTTCGTAAGAAAATTGAAAATAATGAGCTTATAGAGTGGGCGGAGTTTGCAGGAAACTATTACGGGACTTTAAAATCCACCGTAGATAAAGCCTTGAATGAGGGGCAAAATCTTATTCTTGAAATAGAAGTACAGGGCGCCCTGCAGGTTAAACAAGTTTTTCCTGATGTAAAAATGATATTTATTTTGCCTCCTGATATTGAAGAGCTAAAATCAAGATTGATTAACCGTAATACAGAAACTCAAGAAGCCCTTGATTTACGCCTTGCACAGGTAGATAGAGAGCTTAAAATTTCTAAAATTTTTGATGTAAGACTTATTAACGACGACTTAAACAAAGCTGTTGAGGATGTAACAAACTTTATAAAAAACAACTAG
- a CDS encoding response regulator transcription factor — protein MSDTTKILIAEDHKLLRVGLKAILDDHEDLEVIGEAENGKDAVKQSMETHPDIVLMDIGLPEMDGIQAARKIKEFDNNIKIIILTSHQDPNDVNNAIEAGVNAYALKDIKTEYLIMVIKTVNEGAIWFDPNIAHLIKNKSVGSKFNSKKEFKENHANLTEREYEVLKLIVDGMSNMEIAKTLNISEHTAKAHVCNIIQKMLVDDRTQVAVKAIKENLI, from the coding sequence ATGAGTGATACAACTAAAATACTTATAGCAGAAGACCATAAGCTTTTAAGGGTAGGATTAAAGGCTATTTTGGATGATCATGAGGATTTAGAAGTTATAGGGGAAGCTGAAAACGGCAAAGATGCTGTTAAACAATCTATGGAAACTCACCCTGATATCGTGCTTATGGATATAGGCCTGCCCGAAATGGATGGTATTCAGGCTGCCAGGAAGATTAAAGAATTTGACAATAATATAAAAATAATAATTCTGACCTCTCACCAAGACCCTAACGATGTAAATAATGCGATAGAAGCCGGAGTAAATGCTTACGCACTGAAAGATATTAAGACTGAATATCTGATTATGGTTATAAAAACTGTCAACGAAGGTGCTATTTGGTTTGACCCTAACATTGCACATCTTATTAAAAATAAATCCGTAGGTTCAAAATTTAATTCAAAAAAAGAATTTAAAGAAAACCATGCTAACCTTACAGAGAGAGAATATGAGGTTTTGAAACTCATAGTTGACGGGATGTCAAATATGGAAATAGCAAAAACCCTTAATATCTCTGAACATACGGCAAAAGCACATGTTTGCAATATTATTCAAAAAATGCTTGTTGACGACAGAACACAGGTTGCAGTCAAGGCAATAAAAGAAAATCTCATCTAA
- a CDS encoding DEAD/DEAH box helicase, producing MIEEKFVKTGENQITAYEISDGEIVLQYLFEGQNKSLTVNFEMFSEDEKSFIKNSVKKNPILKEDFVNSKLNYYFFLYLNSHNIPIPLEEDIYTLFAPVENEKEKEFLALTFAVLIKQDPLLILDVKGFETDDFREELAKELLHVEKASVDYIDIDKVTVASSERQEPEYFRLKKLYSDEIFVNFPENPKHFEKKDFKSHLIEIYDLIRDEFDNVFGYESNFFARNCDFYCQFGKKDFTFFVSPTINFEIYLKSKGSMYRINKELSNVPVIEEDKLFIKKLTGLVVPKYIIYDYFLSFQSLIENDSISHSTRFYNYLTLLAKDIVQTLNFRPSIRTNPDNTFSVYYSVDFENPKLKLLLTSIINYASENFGYNPNTMQLVPKSQIKELLNDIINYMIYKILSLKAAKLKSNATAAMFIQNLPIKAVKNNKNYAIAIKEWLNCFNITQNPVKLMLTFDKDGEFDYKAMLSFNYQGEMLEIKKIFEREFEDNIALRISSQLTSASEYMPALSDIFASFGVYRPALNAIDIIKNLSKICSSLNDFNIDVFMPSELNSILRPKLSIKSKLKSTAKSDFINSLGSGASDIMYSLNDIMDFSYEISIGDEKLSKEEFLNLIKNSDELIKFKDKFVLLNEEQIKKILENLDKPIDKKLNKLELIHSVFSNEIDDFELNFEDAIRDAVKAHLNISEITTPQELNDVLRPYQQYGFKWLYSNISKGFGCCIADDMGLGKTVQILALVAKLKQDGLLTKPALVVCPTTLVGNWKKEVEKFTPSLQTSIYHGLNRRLDLKTDIIITTYGHLRIDLNDIKKHDWGMLIIDEAQSIKNPSTAQAKAIKSISTVCKIAVTGTPIENRLSELWSIFDFINKGYLGTMSDFQSKYAFNIEKMKQTDTAQKLQLVTSPFILRRLKTDKKIIDDLPEKIVFDEYCYLTPQQASLYESTLNSTMKLISDSTGINRRGMVLKLITSLKQICNHPANYLKNHDLTYDLSGKTKKIIAIMDNILQANEKVLIFTQYKEMGDILNKIIKEELHDKVLFFHGSLSRTEREDMIEKFQSDLETKVMILSLKAGGTGLNLTAATSVIHFDLWWNPAVEMQATDRTYRIGQDKNVTVHRLITLGTFEEKIDEILKSKQKLVDMSLYTGETMLGDLSDEEILEIFKLR from the coding sequence GTGATTGAAGAAAAATTCGTAAAAACAGGAGAAAACCAAATTACCGCATATGAGATTTCTGACGGTGAAATAGTTTTGCAGTATCTGTTTGAAGGGCAAAATAAATCTCTAACCGTTAATTTTGAAATGTTTAGCGAGGATGAAAAATCATTTATCAAAAATTCGGTTAAAAAAAATCCTATATTAAAAGAAGATTTTGTCAATTCCAAGCTGAACTATTATTTCTTTTTGTACTTAAACAGTCATAATATCCCAATTCCTTTAGAAGAGGATATCTATACCCTTTTTGCTCCCGTCGAAAATGAGAAGGAAAAAGAATTTTTAGCGTTGACCTTTGCTGTTTTAATTAAACAGGACCCGCTTTTGATATTAGATGTAAAAGGGTTCGAAACAGATGATTTCAGGGAAGAGTTAGCGAAAGAATTGCTGCATGTAGAAAAAGCATCCGTTGATTATATAGACATTGATAAAGTGACCGTAGCTTCATCAGAGAGGCAAGAGCCGGAATATTTCAGGCTGAAAAAGTTATATTCTGACGAAATTTTTGTAAATTTTCCCGAAAACCCTAAACACTTTGAAAAAAAAGACTTTAAATCCCATTTGATTGAAATTTATGACCTTATAAGAGATGAGTTTGATAATGTTTTCGGTTATGAGAGTAACTTTTTTGCCCGTAATTGTGATTTTTACTGCCAATTTGGTAAAAAAGATTTTACGTTTTTTGTATCACCTACAATAAATTTTGAAATTTATCTTAAATCTAAAGGCTCTATGTACCGTATTAACAAGGAATTAAGCAATGTTCCTGTTATTGAAGAAGACAAACTTTTTATTAAAAAACTTACAGGACTTGTTGTTCCTAAATATATAATTTATGACTACTTTTTAAGCTTTCAGTCCTTGATAGAAAATGACAGCATTTCTCACAGTACAAGATTCTACAACTATTTGACCCTTCTTGCAAAAGATATTGTGCAGACGCTTAATTTCAGACCTTCTATCAGGACTAACCCTGACAACACTTTTTCTGTTTATTACAGTGTTGATTTTGAAAATCCTAAGTTAAAACTGCTTTTAACCTCAATAATCAACTATGCAAGTGAAAATTTTGGCTATAACCCTAATACAATGCAGCTTGTACCAAAGAGCCAGATTAAAGAACTTTTAAATGACATTATAAACTATATGATATATAAAATATTGTCTTTAAAAGCTGCAAAACTTAAATCCAACGCTACTGCGGCTATGTTTATACAAAACCTTCCGATTAAAGCCGTTAAAAACAATAAAAACTATGCTATAGCCATAAAAGAATGGCTGAATTGCTTTAATATAACCCAAAACCCTGTTAAATTAATGCTTACATTCGATAAAGACGGAGAATTTGATTATAAGGCAATGCTTTCTTTTAATTACCAAGGTGAAATGTTAGAAATAAAAAAAATATTTGAACGTGAATTTGAAGACAACATTGCATTGAGAATATCATCACAGCTGACTTCTGCATCAGAGTATATGCCTGCATTATCAGATATATTTGCTTCTTTTGGTGTTTATCGCCCTGCGCTAAACGCTATTGATATTATAAAAAATCTTTCAAAAATCTGCTCCTCATTAAATGATTTTAATATAGACGTCTTTATGCCTTCGGAATTAAACAGTATTTTAAGACCAAAACTCTCTATTAAATCGAAATTAAAATCAACGGCAAAGAGTGATTTTATCAACAGCTTGGGTTCGGGCGCCTCAGATATTATGTATTCCTTAAATGACATTATGGATTTTTCATATGAGATTTCCATAGGTGATGAAAAACTGTCTAAGGAAGAATTCCTGAACCTAATCAAGAATTCCGATGAATTAATTAAATTTAAAGATAAGTTCGTGCTGCTTAATGAGGAACAAATTAAAAAAATCCTTGAAAATCTTGATAAACCTATAGATAAAAAACTAAATAAACTTGAGCTTATACACAGTGTATTTTCTAACGAAATAGATGACTTTGAGCTGAACTTTGAAGATGCTATAAGAGATGCAGTCAAAGCTCATTTGAATATATCCGAAATAACAACGCCCCAAGAACTTAATGATGTCCTGAGACCCTATCAGCAATATGGTTTTAAGTGGCTTTATTCAAACATTTCAAAAGGTTTCGGATGCTGTATCGCCGATGATATGGGGCTGGGTAAAACAGTGCAAATATTGGCGCTAGTTGCAAAATTAAAACAAGACGGATTATTAACCAAACCTGCGTTGGTAGTTTGTCCTACAACTTTAGTCGGTAACTGGAAAAAAGAAGTAGAAAAATTCACACCCTCACTTCAAACCAGCATTTACCATGGTTTAAACCGCCGGCTGGATTTAAAAACAGATATCATTATTACTACCTACGGACATTTAAGGATAGATTTGAACGATATTAAAAAACATGACTGGGGAATGTTAATCATTGACGAAGCTCAAAGTATTAAAAATCCCTCAACAGCACAGGCAAAAGCTATTAAATCAATTTCTACCGTCTGTAAAATAGCTGTTACCGGCACTCCGATAGAAAACAGATTAAGTGAGTTATGGAGTATTTTTGATTTTATTAACAAAGGCTATTTAGGCACAATGAGTGATTTTCAGTCCAAATATGCTTTTAATATAGAAAAAATGAAACAAACCGATACCGCGCAAAAACTGCAGCTTGTAACATCCCCGTTTATATTAAGGCGTCTTAAAACCGATAAAAAAATAATAGACGACCTGCCTGAAAAAATTGTATTTGACGAATACTGTTACTTAACCCCTCAGCAGGCAAGCTTATATGAGTCTACATTAAACTCCACAATGAAGCTTATAAGCGATTCTACAGGTATTAACAGACGTGGTATGGTTCTAAAGCTTATTACTTCTCTTAAACAAATATGTAACCACCCTGCAAATTATTTGAAAAACCACGATTTAACCTATGATTTATCCGGTAAAACCAAAAAAATAATTGCGATTATGGATAATATTCTCCAGGCGAATGAAAAAGTCCTTATCTTTACCCAGTATAAGGAAATGGGAGATATTTTGAATAAGATTATAAAAGAAGAATTGCATGATAAGGTTTTATTTTTCCATGGTTCGCTCTCAAGGACTGAAAGGGAAGATATGATTGAGAAATTTCAATCAGACCTTGAAACCAAAGTTATGATTTTATCTTTAAAAGCCGGTGGAACAGGTTTAAATCTTACAGCGGCAACAAGCGTAATCCACTTCGACTTATGGTGGAATCCTGCCGTCGAAATGCAGGCAACAGACAGAACCTACAGAATAGGTCAGGACAAGAACGTAACGGTTCACAGGCTTATTACGTTAGGCACTTTTGAGGAAAAGATTGATGAAATCCTCAAAAGTAAACAAAAACTTGTAGACATGTCACTTTATACCGGCGAAACCATGCTTGGCGATTTGTCTGATGAAGAAATTCTTGAAATATTCAAATTAAGGTAA
- a CDS encoding YtxH domain-containing protein, producing the protein MAKKEDSSIAFGLGLLAGVVAGIVAGIVYAPKSGEETREDLICKAKQIKENFPDDLEKAKKNGLTLVELLKIKTEKIIDNINDSLKAKQMAKAKREEEKVYNTNY; encoded by the coding sequence ATGGCAAAAAAAGAAGATTCTTCTATAGCTTTCGGTCTGGGGTTACTTGCCGGAGTTGTAGCTGGTATTGTGGCAGGTATAGTATATGCCCCTAAATCAGGTGAAGAAACAAGAGAAGATTTAATATGCAAAGCAAAGCAAATCAAGGAAAATTTTCCTGATGATTTGGAAAAAGCTAAAAAAAACGGGCTTACTCTTGTTGAATTATTGAAAATAAAAACTGAAAAAATTATTGATAATATTAATGATTCACTCAAAGCCAAACAAATGGCAAAAGCAAAACGAGAAGAAGAAAAAGTATACAACACCAATTATTAA
- a CDS encoding DUF948 domain-containing protein, whose translation MNGLDTALTFLAYTCVILFTLLTGFIIKLAVDLMGLIKSYRELADTINEELEPTLTELKKALDNINSLALATDKQFSAIKTSLGSAYNLAYAVGTKVTGGAFSLLSGFLAGLKLFLKK comes from the coding sequence ATGAATGGCTTAGATACAGCATTAACATTCCTGGCTTACACCTGTGTGATTCTATTTACACTTTTGACCGGCTTTATTATTAAGCTGGCAGTTGATTTGATGGGATTAATAAAATCCTACAGGGAATTGGCCGACACTATAAACGAAGAACTTGAACCAACTTTGACAGAGCTTAAAAAGGCACTGGATAATATTAATTCACTGGCGTTAGCCACAGATAAACAGTTCTCTGCCATAAAAACGTCCCTAGGCAGTGCCTATAACCTTGCATACGCCGTAGGCACAAAGGTAACAGGCGGCGCTTTTAGCCTTTTAAGCGGGTTTTTGGCAGGATTAAAATTATTTTTAAAAAAGTAA
- a CDS encoding YtxH domain-containing protein produces MSAGKFLAGFIVGGAVGALAGILLAPKSGEETREMISKASAEIYDKTEDSLKEIKSKAENVVEDLQKKGDELVSKIQDMMKKEVSEN; encoded by the coding sequence ATGTCAGCAGGAAAATTTTTAGCAGGTTTTATTGTAGGGGGAGCCGTAGGAGCTTTGGCAGGTATTTTACTTGCACCTAAATCAGGTGAAGAAACTCGTGAAATGATATCAAAAGCTTCAGCTGAAATCTATGATAAAACAGAAGATTCACTTAAAGAAATCAAATCTAAGGCAGAAAATGTTGTTGAAGATTTGCAAAAAAAAGGTGACGAACTTGTATCCAAAATTCAGGATATGATGAAAAAAGAAGTCAGCGAAAATTAA
- the eno gene encoding phosphopyruvate hydratase yields the protein MERIISRIKARQIFDSRGVPTIETEVLLTNGIKACAAVPSGASTGKFEAYELRDGDDNNYFGKGVLQAVRNVNDIISHELSGKDVTKQLKIDDLMIALDGSENKSNLGANAILSVSLACARAAANSFNIPLYKYLGGINATYLPCPMMNILNGGAHADNKLTFQEFMIVPLGAKTFFEAMKFGVEIFHSLKLLLKSKGLNTSVGDEGGFAPDLASDVQAIELLMKAIEDTSLTTDKVSIAIDAAASEFYSDGQYFFEYENKALDTRQMVSHWENIVNNYPVVSIEDALDEEDYSGWKTLTEVLGDKCQLVGDDLFTTNPQRLKKGIEEGWANSILIKPNQIGTLSETIDTVNIAQDAGYTTVMSHRSGETEDTFIADLAVALNCGQIKTGSLSRSERMCKYNRLLKIEEELCTEAEYKNPFSL from the coding sequence ATGGAGAGAATAATAAGCCGTATTAAAGCAAGACAAATTTTTGATTCAAGAGGAGTACCTACTATTGAAACGGAAGTTTTGCTCACTAACGGGATAAAAGCTTGTGCGGCTGTGCCTTCAGGTGCTTCTACAGGTAAATTTGAAGCTTATGAACTCAGGGATGGTGATGATAACAATTATTTCGGCAAAGGGGTTCTGCAAGCGGTAAGAAATGTCAATGACATTATTTCCCACGAACTAAGCGGCAAAGACGTAACAAAACAGCTGAAGATTGATGATTTAATGATAGCCCTTGACGGCAGCGAAAACAAAAGTAACCTGGGGGCTAATGCGATTTTAAGCGTTTCTCTGGCTTGTGCAAGAGCTGCTGCCAACTCGTTTAATATTCCCTTGTATAAATATCTCGGCGGGATAAATGCCACCTATCTGCCATGCCCTATGATGAATATTTTAAATGGCGGTGCTCATGCGGATAATAAGCTTACTTTTCAGGAATTTATGATTGTACCTTTAGGTGCAAAAACTTTTTTTGAAGCAATGAAATTCGGGGTAGAAATATTCCATTCTTTAAAACTGCTGTTAAAATCCAAAGGGCTGAATACCTCAGTGGGTGATGAAGGAGGCTTTGCTCCTGATTTAGCCTCTGATGTACAGGCAATAGAGCTTTTAATGAAAGCTATCGAGGATACTTCTTTAACGACAGATAAAGTCAGTATCGCTATTGACGCAGCTGCCAGCGAGTTTTACAGTGACGGCCAATACTTCTTTGAATACGAAAATAAAGCGCTGGATACCCGGCAAATGGTCAGTCATTGGGAAAATATAGTTAATAATTATCCTGTAGTGTCCATTGAAGATGCTTTGGATGAAGAAGATTATTCAGGCTGGAAAACATTGACGGAAGTGTTAGGAGACAAATGCCAGCTGGTAGGTGATGATTTATTTACTACAAATCCCCAAAGATTAAAAAAAGGTATCGAAGAAGGCTGGGCGAATAGTATTTTAATCAAGCCAAACCAAATAGGAACCTTAAGCGAAACCATTGACACTGTTAATATTGCGCAAGACGCAGGCTATACAACGGTCATGTCGCACCGCTCCGGTGAAACCGAGGATACCTTTATAGCAGACTTGGCAGTAGCGTTAAATTGCGGACAGATAAAAACAGGCTCTCTTTCAAGGAGCGAAAGAATGTGTAAATACAACAGACTTTTGAAAATTGAAGAAGAACTTTGCACAGAAGCTGAATATAAAAATCCTTTTAGTTTGTAA
- a CDS encoding RNA-binding S4 domain-containing protein, producing MRLDKFLKVSRLIKRRTVAKEVSSKARVFVNDNPAKPAKILKVGDKVCIEYFNKSVVVEVMKIPANNVSIQEAKDLYKIIEEVDHSK from the coding sequence ATGCGCCTTGACAAATTTCTTAAAGTATCACGGTTAATAAAACGAAGAACCGTAGCCAAGGAGGTTTCTTCCAAGGCAAGGGTTTTCGTTAATGATAATCCTGCAAAACCCGCTAAAATCCTCAAAGTAGGAGATAAGGTTTGTATCGAATATTTTAACAAGTCTGTAGTCGTTGAGGTGATGAAAATTCCGGCTAATAATGTTTCTATACAAGAAGCAAAAGATTTATATAAAATTATCGAAGAAGTTGACCACTCAAAATAG
- the raiA gene encoding ribosome-associated translation inhibitor RaiA yields the protein MQIIVNGRNIEITPAIKAYVKEKMGKVVEHYDQLIDLEVILTVIKNPSVPDSHIAEAKSNLAGARIHIEEKGESMYASIDLLADKLNRQVQKHKDKSIKGKFKAESIRTTAVPMPEGEEPEAETVEE from the coding sequence ATGCAAATAATTGTTAACGGCAGAAATATAGAAATTACACCTGCAATTAAAGCTTATGTTAAAGAAAAAATGGGTAAAGTTGTTGAGCATTATGACCAGCTTATTGATTTAGAAGTTATCTTAACTGTAATAAAAAACCCCAGTGTGCCGGATAGCCACATTGCCGAGGCAAAATCCAATTTAGCCGGCGCACGTATTCATATCGAAGAAAAGGGTGAATCCATGTATGCGAGTATAGACCTTTTAGCTGACAAATTAAACAGACAGGTGCAAAAACACAAAGATAAAAGCATTAAGGGTAAATTTAAAGCAGAATCTATCAGAACAACCGCTGTTCCTATGCCTGAGGGAGAAGAACCTGAAGCGGAAACTGTTGAAGAATAG
- a CDS encoding mannose-1-phosphate guanylyltransferase/mannose-6-phosphate isomerase: MYAIILAGGSGSRLWPLSRELYPKQLLNVIDDESLLQSTFNRLSSFIDKDNIVSITNIQHYASVKFQLGNLSKGSNILAEPVSKNTAPAIACAAKFIERINIDEDPVILVVPSDHMIKDVTKFKNCVLSAQKLAQEGKIVTFGIRPKYPETGYGYINTVQDEELSSLCSMGLRVIEFKEKPNERQAAEYIKDGNFYWNSGIFMFKASVMMKELAKYCADISKSLMNIDFATSNDIDFMLYEKMPNISIDYAVMEHSDKIALVPLTSDWNDLGSWQSIYDVEQKDENQNVITGNVIAKNCKNSLIYSSSKLVSAIGLENVILVETSDAVLACSKDSTQLVKDVYEDLKKSNNEVYLIHKKVHRPWGYYISMEQDEGYLVKIIFVAPRQKLSLQSHNHRSEHWVVLSGKAKIIIEDKEHDLIPGESIDIPLKAKHSLQNPYDYDLKIMEVQKGEILLEDDIIRYEDMYGRVE; the protein is encoded by the coding sequence ATGTACGCAATTATATTAGCAGGCGGCAGCGGTTCAAGATTATGGCCTTTAAGCAGGGAGCTGTACCCCAAGCAATTGCTTAATGTTATTGATGATGAAAGTTTACTCCAATCAACCTTTAACAGATTATCTTCATTTATTGACAAAGATAATATAGTTTCTATTACTAATATTCAACACTATGCAAGCGTTAAATTTCAACTGGGTAATTTAAGCAAAGGTTCAAATATATTAGCCGAACCTGTATCTAAAAATACGGCGCCTGCAATAGCTTGCGCTGCAAAATTTATCGAACGTATTAATATAGACGAAGACCCCGTTATTTTAGTTGTTCCTTCCGACCATATGATTAAAGACGTAACCAAGTTTAAAAATTGTGTTTTAAGCGCACAAAAACTTGCACAGGAAGGCAAAATTGTAACTTTCGGCATAAGACCTAAATATCCTGAAACCGGTTATGGCTACATTAATACGGTTCAGGATGAAGAGTTAAGCTCGCTTTGTTCTATGGGCTTAAGAGTGATTGAATTTAAAGAAAAACCTAATGAAAGACAGGCGGCTGAATATATCAAAGACGGCAATTTTTATTGGAATAGCGGGATATTTATGTTCAAAGCTTCCGTTATGATGAAAGAGCTTGCAAAGTATTGTGCTGATATCTCTAAAAGCCTTATGAATATAGACTTTGCAACGTCTAATGATATAGATTTTATGCTTTATGAAAAAATGCCTAATATTTCTATTGACTATGCGGTAATGGAGCATTCCGATAAAATAGCGTTAGTGCCTCTAACCAGTGATTGGAATGATTTAGGCTCCTGGCAGTCTATTTATGACGTTGAGCAAAAAGATGAAAACCAAAACGTAATTACAGGCAATGTAATCGCCAAAAATTGCAAAAACTCGCTAATATACAGCAGTTCAAAGCTTGTCAGCGCAATAGGACTGGAGAATGTTATTTTAGTGGAAACATCAGATGCGGTTTTGGCTTGCAGCAAAGATTCTACACAGCTCGTAAAAGATGTATATGAGGATTTGAAAAAATCAAATAATGAAGTTTACCTGATACACAAAAAAGTTCACCGTCCCTGGGGGTATTATATCTCCATGGAACAGGACGAAGGATACCTTGTCAAAATTATATTTGTTGCACCAAGGCAAAAATTGAGCTTACAATCACATAACCATAGAAGCGAACATTGGGTTGTTTTAAGCGGTAAGGCGAAAATAATTATTGAAGATAAAGAACATGATTTGATACCAGGGGAAAGCATTGATATCCCTCTAAAAGCCAAACATTCACTTCAGAACCCTTATGACTATGATTTAAAAATAATGGAAGTTCAAAAAGGTGAAATCCTGCTTGAAGATGATATTATTCGATATGAAGATATGTATGGCAGAGTGGAGTAA
- a CDS encoding class A beta-lactamase-related serine hydrolase — translation MSRSYMHEYALHETDYKRFGKPVYATEKDIEKRKIKKIKKINYFSLLLLVVLFFTVCLPVCKGMYNYLFLYKAKNSKLKYNHESFINKTPSLLANARMLDRNILAPPELKKTLMAQMELNTQMPRLQKSLENLSALYPNLQPGIFVYDFQTKNYVSIAGDKQMATASIIKVPILVQMFRRIEDGQISLYDEFQMTPYYRTGGSGHLQFKADKTRFDMDFLAKMMIRESDNSATNMILSAIGGADEFNSAMRRWGLKSTYIKNWLPDLYGENTTTPRDMATILYNADNPEFLNLESRSKIIEIMSKVKNRSLLKQGIPDSAQLVHKTGDIGEMLGDTGIVTMPDGRRYIVVVMVKRRWNDYSARTFVNQASSVIYNSFAINSL, via the coding sequence ATGAGTAGAAGCTATATGCATGAGTATGCATTGCATGAAACTGACTACAAGAGGTTTGGGAAGCCGGTTTATGCAACTGAAAAAGATATAGAAAAGAGAAAAATAAAAAAAATAAAAAAGATTAATTACTTTTCTCTTTTATTGCTTGTTGTGCTGTTCTTTACTGTATGTTTACCGGTTTGTAAAGGCATGTATAACTACTTGTTTTTATACAAAGCAAAAAATTCTAAATTAAAATATAACCATGAAAGTTTTATCAACAAAACACCTTCCCTGCTTGCTAATGCCAGAATGCTGGACAGGAATATCTTAGCGCCGCCGGAACTGAAAAAAACGTTAATGGCACAAATGGAACTGAATACCCAGATGCCGCGACTCCAAAAATCTCTTGAAAATTTGTCCGCGCTTTACCCTAATTTGCAGCCCGGCATCTTTGTATATGATTTTCAAACCAAAAACTATGTATCAATAGCTGGCGATAAACAAATGGCAACAGCCAGTATTATAAAAGTGCCTATTTTAGTTCAAATGTTTCGCCGTATTGAAGACGGACAAATCAGCCTGTATGATGAATTTCAAATGACACCATACTACAGAACGGGCGGTTCGGGGCATCTTCAATTTAAGGCTGATAAGACACGTTTTGATATGGACTTTCTGGCAAAGATGATGATAAGAGAAAGCGACAACAGCGCGACGAACATGATTTTGTCCGCCATAGGCGGAGCAGATGAATTTAACAGCGCTATGCGCCGTTGGGGGCTAAAATCTACCTATATTAAAAACTGGCTTCCCGATTTATACGGCGAAAATACTACTACACCCAGGGATATGGCAACTATTTTGTATAATGCCGATAACCCTGAATTTTTAAATTTAGAAAGCCGGTCTAAAATTATAGAAATAATGAGCAAGGTAAAAAACCGCAGTTTATTAAAACAAGGTATCCCCGACAGTGCACAGCTTGTTCATAAAACAGGTGATATAGGTGAAATGCTGGGCGATACGGGAATCGTTACAATGCCTGACGGCAGAAGATATATAGTTGTTGTCATGGTGAAAAGAAGATGGAATGATTATAGTGCAAGGACATTTGTAAATCAGGCTTCTTCTGTAATATATAACTCTTTCGCAATTAATAGTTTATAA